In Leptospiraceae bacterium, one DNA window encodes the following:
- a CDS encoding pyridoxal phosphate-dependent aminotransferase: MNLSKKFQNILDENPISKELRLLSKNIEIDLTISNPLQSGISFPKKEILNSLKKPDIFKYSPNPKGSEFARTEIQKYYFSKNENTKIENIFLTTGTSEGFSYLLKLLTDPGDDVILPSPGYPLHEYLCMNENVAPRKYPLRHLGLDNAGFSKWEIDFQELKKKISKKTKAIVLVSPNNPTGFIPTRFEIDTLCDIANQNKIPIIVDEVFSDYIHDPNEKIHSFPEATPVFYLNGISKTLGLSGLKLSWIRLNSSASDANTLQALEFISDSYLSVNAQVQYALKDLFSLKEKIQSKIKERLNQNISIAENREDSKFTFYKPKAGWYGMIKLETKKSDEEIVIRLLEKNILTHPGYLFDLESEVFLIVSLLTEERKFRKGLKIISSQK; this comes from the coding sequence TTGAACCTATCCAAAAAATTCCAAAATATTTTAGACGAAAATCCTATTTCAAAAGAGCTGAGACTATTATCAAAAAATATAGAGATAGACTTGACTATTTCAAATCCTTTGCAATCAGGAATTTCATTTCCAAAAAAAGAAATTTTAAACTCTCTGAAAAAACCAGATATTTTCAAGTACTCTCCGAATCCTAAGGGTAGTGAATTTGCCAGAACAGAAATTCAAAAATACTATTTTTCAAAAAATGAAAATACCAAAATAGAGAATATTTTTCTTACCACGGGGACATCAGAAGGGTTTTCTTATTTACTAAAACTTTTAACTGATCCGGGAGATGATGTGATTCTTCCTTCCCCCGGATACCCTCTCCACGAATATCTTTGTATGAATGAAAATGTGGCACCCAGAAAATACCCATTACGACATTTAGGGTTAGACAATGCCGGGTTTTCAAAATGGGAAATTGATTTTCAGGAATTAAAGAAAAAAATCTCAAAAAAAACAAAAGCAATTGTACTCGTCTCTCCAAACAATCCTACAGGTTTTATTCCAACAAGATTTGAAATTGATACGTTATGCGATATTGCTAACCAAAATAAAATTCCTATAATCGTAGATGAGGTTTTTTCTGACTACATCCATGACCCTAATGAGAAAATCCACAGTTTCCCAGAGGCTACACCCGTATTTTATCTAAACGGTATATCAAAAACTCTTGGGCTTTCCGGATTAAAACTTTCCTGGATACGGTTAAATTCTTCTGCCTCAGATGCAAATACTCTGCAAGCCTTAGAGTTTATCTCAGACTCCTATCTTTCTGTAAATGCACAAGTTCAATACGCTCTCAAAGATTTATTTTCTCTAAAAGAGAAGATTCAATCCAAGATAAAAGAAAGGCTAAATCAAAATATCTCTATAGCAGAAAATAGGGAAGACTCTAAGTTTACATTTTATAAGCCAAAAGCCGGCTGGTATGGAATGATAAAGTTAGAAACTAAAAAATCCGACGAAGAAATTGTGATTCGTTTACTAGAAAAAAATATTCTTACACACCCCGGTTATTTATTTGATTTAGAGAGTGAAGTATTCCTAATCGTTAGTCTTTTAACCGAAGAAAGAAAATTTCGCAAAGGACTAAAAATTATTTCTTCTCAAAAATGA